GGAGATTTAACTGTTGTAAAGTCTGGATCAGCAATAGCTTGTTCAGGAACTAATACAAATTTTTCGAACCCTGCTTGTCTCAATGCCTTCTCACCCAGCATCGTGCCTGTTCCATGAAGCGGTGTATAAACAAGCTTCAGTTCTTTGCCCATCTCGTCGATCAATGCTTGATCGATCGTTACAGCTTTGATTTCTTTCAAATAAGCGTTATCGACTTCTTCACCAATGATCGTGATCAAGTCACTTGTCTTCGCTTCGTTCTCAGACAAGACGTCCACTTTCAATGGATTTTCAACGTCACGAACATATCTTGTCAGCGCGTCTGCATCAGCCGGCGGCATTTGTCCACCGTCTGCTCCGTATACTTTATAGCCATTATATGCAGCTGGATTATGAGACGCTGTGATCATGATTCCTGTAAAAGCATTTAAATATCGAACAGCAAAAGATAGTTCTGGTGTTGGACGCAAGCTTTCAAAGACAAATGCTGGAATATCATGCTTCGCCAATGTTTTAGCGGCTTCCATCGCAAATTCTGGTGACATGTGGCGTGAATCATACGCAATTGCAACACCACGTCGCTTCGTCTCTGCATCTTGAGCATCCATAAAACGAGCCAGACCTTCTGTCGCTTGACGAATCGTAAAAATGTTCATACGGTTGATTCCCGCACCTAAAATCCCACGCATACCTGCCGTTCCAAACTCTAAGGGCGCGTAAAAAGCATCTTCACACTTTTCAGGGTCATCCTTTAAATCTTTTAACTCTTTTTTCAAATTTTCTGGTATATTTTCTTCATTTATCCACTTTTCATAGACTTGTTCCCAAGACATGTTTAGCACCTCTTTTATCATTTGTAATCTTACCCACTAGTAAGTATACCATTCCATTGCGCTATAAGAAAGTAATGGCTCACAAAAAGAACATCAGCTCTTATTTCAGTAATCCTTGCATCTTTAATAGTTGATCCGTAACCATCGTTGCATCCGCTGCAAAGTAATCCGCAAATTTCTGACTCCAGCGTTTTGTTTCTCTTGCTTCACCGAATAATTCCATCGTTTGATCATATTGTTCGATCAATTCATAAGTGTACGGCTGATAATGTTCAAAATGGATAACTGCTGCTTGCGGTAATCGAGGTTTAACATTCATTTCGACGATCGGTTTTCCAATACTAAGACCAAATAATGGCACGGTCATTTCAGGTAAGTTTAATAATCGGCTGATTTCTTCTCCGTGCTTACGAATACTACCGACAACGACAGAGCCCAGGTCCAGACTTTCAGCCGCAATGACAGCATTTTCCAAAGCTAATGCCGCATCTGTTGTTGCAACAAGCAATGATTCAATGCTGTCTTTTATTTGATATGCACTATCATGTGCAATACTAACCATTTTCGTTCGATAAAGGTCTGCAACAAAAATCAAAAACACTGAACTCTTCAACATTTGAGGATTTCCCGGATTCCATTCAACAAGTTGCTTTCTTATTTCTTTAT
This sequence is a window from Enterococcus wangshanyuanii. Protein-coding genes within it:
- a CDS encoding nitroreductase family protein, with product MNETLELLKNRRSFRDFDEEYVLPKEELQEILDAARQAPSWMNGQFYSIIVLQDKEIRKQLVEWNPGNPQMLKSSVFLIFVADLYRTKMVSIAHDSAYQIKDSIESLLVATTDAALALENAVIAAESLDLGSVVVGSIRKHGEEISRLLNLPEMTVPLFGLSIGKPIVEMNVKPRLPQAAVIHFEHYQPYTYELIEQYDQTMELFGEARETKRWSQKFADYFAADATMVTDQLLKMQGLLK